A region from the Benincasa hispida cultivar B227 chromosome 12, ASM972705v1, whole genome shotgun sequence genome encodes:
- the LOC120067950 gene encoding protein transport protein sec23-1, whose protein sequence is MDFVELEAIEGLRWSWNSWPVSKAESLALLIPLSVMCTPLMQSVELPTLSYEPLLCLKCGAVLNPYARVEYTSRIWFCSFCYQKNSFPRSYADIGETNLPAELFPTYSTVEYAPGRKIESPVANSGSNVNMSRNWARNHSSSSLSASPSSSLPAGDSRGNGPAFVFVIDNCNVEKELQALKNELLLVVEHLPENALVGLISFDSMVHVYDLKFSECSRVVLFPGERELSSLQTQQLLGIYGMKQLQLGKTPVVPAQGFLLPISDCEFNITTAIEEMKTSHNIPGHRPQRATGAAISAAVALLEGCRANSGSRVMVFTSGPATVGPGIVVNSDLSYSIRTHGDILNGQAPYFRKSSSFYKEMSQRLCNGSIVLDLFACSLDQVGAAELKVPVENSGGFMMLGESFESNQFKKCLRHIFSRDKDGDLNMYFDATIELVTSKDVKICGALGPCISLRRTNSSVSDNEIGEGGTYIWKLNTLSSKTCISFFFQVSEVQKVQPGSAFFIQFITKYRKGNLAVRKRVTTAARRWVANHSPEIKAGFDQEAAASVMARLAIHRAETCYARDVIRWLDDTLIRFASKFGDYIQEDPSTFRLSSNFSLYPQFMYYLRRSQFIDVFNSCPDETAFYRLMLNREGVIGSLIMIQPTLFLYSFDGPPVPVLLDIRSISPDVILLFDSYFYVVIHYGSKISQWRKLGYDKDPNLENLRKLLEAPELDAEQLIAERIPVPKLIKCDQHSSQARFLLAKLNPSVTQNSTYKEGSDIIFTDDLSLEVFIEHLQILAVQG, encoded by the exons ATGGATTTTGTCGAACTGGAGGCGATCGAAGGCCTCCGATGGTCATGGAACTCGTGGCCGGTTTCCAAAGCTGAATCGTTGGCTCTCCTAATCCCTCTCAGTGTTATGTGTACGCCATTGATGCAATCCGTCGAACTCCCTACACTTTCTTATGAGCCTCTCCTGTGTCTTAAATGCGGTGCTGTTTTGAACCCCTATGCTCGTGTTGAATACACATCTCGCATTTGGTTCTGCTCCTTTTGCTACCAGAAGAATTCTTTCCCTCGTTCTTATGCTGATATTGGTGAGACTAATCTTCCCGCTGAGCTTTTTCCGACTTACAGTACGGTGGAGTATGCGCCCGGTAGAAAGATCGAGAGCCCTGTTGCGAATTCTGGCTCCAATGTGAATATGAGCCGTAATTGGGCGAGAAATcattcctcttcttctctttcagcATCACCTTCTTCATCGTTGCCGGCTGGAGATTCCCGTGGAAATGGACCGGCTTTCGTGTTCGTTATTGATAATTGTAATGTAGAGAAGGAGCTTCAAGCACTTAAAAATGAGTTATTACTCGTTGTGGAACATCTGCCGGAGAATGCTTTAGTGGGCTTGATTTCTTTTGATTCAATGGTTCATGTTTATGACCTTAAATTTTCTGAGTGCTCAAGGGTCGTCCTCTTTCCCGGGGAACGTGAGCTTTCGTCACTTCAG ACCCAACAATTGTTGGGGATTTATGGGATGAAGCAGTTGCAGCTGGGAAAGACACCGGTTGTTCCAGCACAGGGATTTTTATTGCCAATATCTGATTGTGAGTTCAACATCACCACTGCAATTGAAGAGATGAAGACTTCACATAACATACCTGGCCATCGACCTCAGAGGGCTACCGGTGCTGCAATATCAGCTGCGGTTGCACTTCTTGAAGGATGCCGAGCGAATTCTGGTTCTCGTGTCATGGTTTTCACCTCTGGTCCTGCAACTGTAGGTCCGGGGATTGTTGTCAATTCGGATCTCTCTTACTCTATCAGAACTCACGGAGACATTCTTAATGGTCAGGCTCCTTACTTTCGAAAATCTAGTAGTTTCTATAAGGAAATGTCACAGAGGTTGTGTAATGGATCTATCGTTCTCGATCTTTTTGCCTGCTCTCTTGATCAAGTTGGAGCAGCGGAGCTAAAAGTCCCTGTTGAAAACTCTGGTGGATTCATGATGTTAGGAGAATCATTTGAATCGAATCAATTCAAAAAGTGCTTGCGGCATATTTTTAGCCGAGACAAAGATGGTGATCTGAACATGTATTTTGATGCAACTATCGAGTTAGTAACCTCAAAAGATGTAAAAATTTGTGGTGCCCTTGGACCATGTATATCTCTTCGTAGAACTAACAGTTCGGTGAGTGACAACGAAATTGGTGAAGGTGGTACTTACATTTGGAAGCTGAATACACTGTCCAGTAAAACCtgcatttcctttttcttccaaGTGAGTGAGGTGCAGAAAGTTCAACCTGGATCCGCTTTCTTCATTCAGTTTATAACAAAATACAGAAAAGGAAACCTGGCGGTCCGGAAAAGAGTGACCACTGCCGCTAGGAGATGGGTTGCAAATCATTCACCAGAAATCAAGGCTGGGTTTGATCAAGAAGCAGCAGCTTCGGTGATGGCTAGGCTTGCTATTCATCGAGCAGAAACGTGTTATGCTCGGGATGTTATCAGATGGCTTGATGACACATTGATCCGGTTTGCCTCGAAGTTTGGTGACTATATACAAGAGGATCCTTCGACTTTCCGTTTATCATCCAACTTCTCCTTGTACCCTCAATTTATGTACTACTTAAGACGGTCCCAGTTTATTGATGTCTTCAACAGTTGTCCTGATGAAACTGCTTTCTACCGATTAATGTTAAACCGAGAGGGAGTCATTGGTTCACTTATCATGATTCAACCTACCCTTTTCCTCTACTCTTTTGATGGACCTCCTGTTCCTGTACTCCTAGATATTCGATCCATTTCCCCAGATGTGATTTTGTTATTTGACTCCTACTTCTATGTTGTTATTCATTATGGTTCCAAGATTTCTCAGTGGAGGAAGCTTGGTTACGATAAGGACCCGAATCTCGAAAACTTGAGGAAGCTACTAGAGGCCCCAGAGCTTGATGCTGAACAATTGATCGCCGAACGTATTCCAGTCCCTAAGCTTATAAAGTGTGACCAACATAGTAGCCAAGCACGGTTTCTTCTTGCTAAGTTAAACCCGTCTGTTACGCAGAACTCAACTTACAAGGAGGGATCAGACATAATCTTTACAGATGATTTAAGCTTGGAGGTTTTTATAGAACACCTACAAATTCTGGCAGTGCAGGGCTGA